AATGTTTTTTTGCTTGTTCAAGTTTTCTAACTTAAACAACTCTTTTGCTACTTATCAGCGTTCCTGATTCTTTGTTTTTGCAAAAGACATTATTTACGCCTTGACCATTTATATCACCGGTCTGTAAGTGGATGCCCTTTATACGTTGTTTGCTTTTGTCCGTCACCTCTTATGATTGTTTTAAATTCTTTTTTGTCCAACCATTTGGAGGAGATGATGTTATCTGCATGGAAAAGCGGTGAATTTTCACTACCTTGACCTTTGCAATTACTGACGCTTGAATCACTTTTTGTGAAATAATAAAGTGTCATTCCTTTTTGGTCGATTAAATACTTTCCCACTTCGTCTGATTTAGCATTTAAAGCTTGTACTTTTTGACTCATCCTGAATTATAGTGAAGGAGAAGGTTTTAACATTTCTTCACTTTGTGAAATTATGTTCTTGATGTTCTTGATAGATGTTTCCTTTAATCCAGATGAACAGGAGAATCGAATGCCTATCAATATGCTGCGG
This sequence is a window from Brevibacillus sp. JNUCC-41. Protein-coding genes within it:
- a CDS encoding COG4315 family predicted lipoprotein; translated protein: MSQKVQALNAKSDEVGKYLIDQKGMTLYYFTKSDSSVSNCKGQGSENSPLFHADNIISSKWLDKKEFKTIIRGDGQKQTTYKGHPLTDR